The region ataaaaagttctccaaagctcactgttacggaactgcaacaaatggtagcatcttggggtcacgaagtctccaaaacaaccatcagacactatctacacgccaacaagctgtttgggaggcatgcacggaaaaaaccttttctcactcacaatcataaacgtaaacgtttggagtttgctaagcagtactgggacttcaactgggaccgtgtgctttggtcagatgaaacaaagatagagctttttggcaacaaatgctgtaagtgggtctggcgtaacacaagagctgagtatgcagaaaagcacctcatgcccactgtgaaatacgggggaggatcagtgatgctgtgggcctgcttttcttccaaaggcccagggaaccttgttagggtgcatggcatcatgaatgctttgaaataccaggacattttaaaacaaaatctggtggcttctgcccgaaagctgaagatgggtcgtcagtgggtctttcagcaagataatgaccctaaacatatggcaagatctacacagaaatggttgaccacacacagaatcaagctcctcccatggccatctcagtccccagaccttaaccccattgaaaacctgtggggtgagctgaagaggagagtgcagaggagaggacccaggtcgctggatgatttagagagattgtgcaaagaggaatggtcgaagatacctctttctgtgttctcccatcttgtgaaacattataggagaagattaggtgctgttttgttggcaaaggggggttgtacaaagtattaacatcaggggtgctaataattgtggcacacattatttgatgttaaacaattatttcttaatgtgggatttttttcctactgaataaatgcacttgagataaaggttggattttgctcttttttttccatcgtggtcctatattatttaaaaaaaccctcaatttattagaagctaaagaacacatcttaaccaggggtgccaataattatggagggcactgtattgTCCTGCACTTTACATGTAAATGATACTGTATTTTGCATTTCTGTTAAATGATTTAGAATCCAAATAATATTTGGTCAGTAGTCATGTTATGGTTTTGGGTGGCTGACAAATTGTGCCTAGTAACACATGGGCTATAGCCAGTAATTGTACACCTTcagagtgcacctatatggtaagtgtaGCTGCCGCAGGGACCGACATGTAGGTGTAGCTAATAAATCAGcaactcagtgtgtgtgtgtatccaggCACCATTTGAAATGGAATGTGAAGTATAGgcctaaaaacaaaatgtgattgTATAAGTTTAGACCTTCAAGTTGTTGATTGATGTGCATGATTCCCACCTTAAGAGAGACTTACTACTTCTTGCAAGAACAAACTGGATTAGCAGACTCTATTCAAAAATACAAACCCAGGCCAAAACCATTAATTGTCTTTTGCATTGAGTTACACTTTAACTACAGCTTTAAGATCTCCCTTGTCAGGCGCAGAGTCCTGTCTGTCTCTAGTGGCATTGAAGAGATAGGCAAGGTCCACTGGGAAATTCTCCTGTGTCTGGGTGCAGTGTggattatttcttatttttgcaTCTGGAAAGGAGTCAAGTCAACTggcaaggtgtgtgtgtgcatgtttctcAAGACTGATCAAGAACTGGCTTTACCAACATTCTTAAGTACCTGTGGTGCATACATAAAGGTTTAGAATATTTACATATGTCCTAATTACATTTCTCAGGTGGTGTACTTCACAGCCACATTCCCCTACGTGATGCTTATGGTGTTGCTGGTTCGAGGGCTGACTCTGCCTGGAGCTCTGCAGGGAGTTGTGTTCTACCTTTATCCTGACCCTGAGCGACTGTTGGATCCACAGGTGCACAAAGGGCTTATTCAGAACACTGCTGCAGGCTATTAAGGCCTCATTCTAAAGCACTGGCCTATGATAAACACtgggcaaaaaataaaaacagtagacAAAGGCAAGGAAATGTTTAGAAGGAATATTTATGATGCATCTGTCATATACCACTAATTCAAAgagctttacaaatgagaaaatacaaagataattcaaatgtaaaattttaaagaATGTAGGAGAATACAATCCCAGGATTACTgcatgctaaggcttattatagAGTAACTATAGGGACTTCAAGGTGAACTGACTGGGTTATTCTTGAGCCATAGAAGTGTGGAATAGCTTTTTGagcctgccagtgggccctggcTATTTTAGAggttaaaaaagaataaataaaacatcatcatcatcacctctccatggatccaccttatcgtggtggaggggtttgcgtgcttgaatgatcctaggagctatattgtctggagcaaaagctcctggtagggtctcccatggcaaactggtcctaggtgacatgtcagacaaagtgtgatccataataacccctatgagaagacaagaacaggatttgtgtaccttgcccggatcagggttaccggggccccaccctggagccaggcctgggggaggggctcgccagcgagcgtctggtggccgggcatttactcatggtgcccggccgggcccagcctgaaggagttacatgagtcccccctcccatcgacccaccaccaataggaggggcagtagtaggggttcggtgctttgtggatcgggcagtgtccgaaggcatgggccttggcgttctgatcctcggttgctgaaactggcttttggaacttggaacgttacctcactggtggggaaggagcctgagttggtgcgcgaggttgagagatatcagctagatatagtcgggctcacctcaacacacagcttgggctctttgatctccttgagagggggtggactttattattttctggagttgcccatggtgagaggcgacgggcaggtgtgggctttctcatagcccctcgactcggtgcctgtatgttggggttttctctggtggacgagagggtagcttccctacgccttcgggttggggaatgggtcctgaatgctgtctgtgcttatgcaccgaacagcagttcagagtacccagccttcttagagtccttggaaagggtgcttgaaagtgctcctcctggagactctattgtcctactgggggactttaacgctcacgtgggcaatgacagtgagacctggaggggtgtgattgggaggaatggcctctctgatctgaacccgagtggtgttcagtttttggacttctgtgcaaaccacagtttgtccatcacgaacaccctgtttgaacacaaggatgtccataagtgcacatggcaccaggacaccctaggtcGCAGTtcattgattgactttgtagtcgtgtcatcggacttgcggtcatgtgttttggacactcaggtaaagagaggagctgagctgtcaactgatcaccacctggtggtgagttggttcaggtggtgggggaagatgccggtcagaccaggcaagcccaaacgtatagtgaggggttgctgggaacgtctggcagaagaacctgtcagattgatcttcaactcacacctccgtcagaactttgaccatatatcgggggaggtgggggacatagactcagaatgggccatgttccgttcctccattgttgaagcggctgactgtagctgtggccgtaaggtagttggtgcctgtcagggcggtaatcctcgaacccggtggtggacaccccaggtgagagatgccgtcaagctgaagaaggagtcctaccgggtatggttggcctgtgggacaccagaggcagctggcaggtatcgacaggcaaagcgatctgcggcttcagtcgtcgccaaggcaaaaacccgtgtatgggaggagtttggtgaggccttggaaagtgactttaagtcttctccgaaaagattctggcaaaccgactcagaaggggaaagcagtgtaccactagcactgtatatagtggagatggtgtgctgctgacttcgactgaagacgtcattgggcggtggaaggaatactttgaggaccttctcaatcccaccgacatgttctccagtgaggaggcagagtctggggacatgggaataggcttgtccattactgaggccgaagtcgctaaggtagttaagaagctccttggtggcaaggctccaggggtggatgagatccgccctgagttcctcaaggctctggatgttgtggggctgtcttggctgacacgccttttcaacattgcttggacatcgggggcggtgccactggattggcagactggggttgtggtgcctctttttaaaaaaggggaccggagggtgtgttccaactacaggggaatcacactcctcagcctccctggcaaggtctatgcaggggtactggagaagagagtccggcttatagttgaacttcggatccaggaggagcagtgcgggttccgtcctggtcgtggaacactggaccaacttttcaccctctccaggattctggagggttcatgggagtttgcccaaccagtccacatgtgctttgtggatctggagaaggcattcgactgtgttccccggagtattctgtgggaggtgcttcgggagtacggggtacatggctctttgctacgagccattcaggccctgtacaaacagagcaggagtttggttcgcatggccggcagtaagtcagacttgttcccagtgagagttggactccgtcagggctgccctttgtcaccgattctattcctaatttttatggatagaatttctaggcgcagtcaggggatggagggtgtcagggtcacatcgctgctgtttgcagatgatgtggtcctattggggacatcaggccgcgaacttcagctttcgctggatcggtttgcagccgagtgtgaagcggctgggatgagaatcagtacctccaaatccgagaccatggttctcaggcggaaaagggtggagagccctctctgggtcggggataggctcttgcctcaagtggaggagttcaagtatctcggggtcttgttcacgagtgatggtacaagggagcgggagattgacaggcggattggtgctgggtcagcagtgatgcgggctcttcactggtctgttgtggtaaagaaagagctgagccataaggcaaggctctcgatttaccggtcgatctacgttcccaccctcacctatggtcatgagctttgggtaatgaccgaaagaataagatcgcgaatacaagcggccgaaatgagtttcctccgcagggtgtctgggctctcccttagagatagggtgagaagttcggtcatcctggagggactcggagtagagccgctgcttcttcacatcgagaggagtcagctgaggtggttcgggcatctggttaggatgcctcctggacgcctccctcgggaggtgtcacaggcaagtccacctgggaggagaccccggggaagacccaggacacgctggcgtgactatatcgcccagctggcctgggagcgcctcggaatcccccttggagagctagaggaagtggctggggaaagggaggtcttggcctcattgcttaggatgctgcccccgcgacccgaaccccggagaagcggaagctaatggatggatggatggatggatcatcatcatcaccatcttAAACTgtttaatccagatagggtcatggtagcagttgggagagcaaaGAATCCTAGATGACCCTGCTCATTTTGGGGGATCCCAACTCGCCCCCAGGGATACTGGGAGATATAATCCCTTCTGCAGGTCCTGGGACGACCTCAGGGCCTTATCCCcataggctgtgcctggtaaaCCTCCACCAGAAGGCAGCCAGGGGGCATCCTGAGTAATGGCTTGGCTAGGAGCTCCCCTggatgaccaagctcctcaccctatcaagtagaATGTAACGCGCCACCcagcaaagaaagctcatttccatgGCTTGTATTTGCTATCTCATTGTTTCAGGCATGACCATAGATGAGGATTGGGATGTAGcctgaccagtaaacagagagatttgccttatggctcaactccctcttcaccactacagcccggtacagtgaccgcattactgctgtcgcctgtcccagcctgtgggcGATCTCCCGATCCCTCTTctcatcactcatgaacaagactccaaaatacttaaactcctccacctggggcagatCCTTTCACCTTACCTGAAGTgagcatgccatccttttctgggctaggACTACACACTTGGAGGTGCTGCTTCACACttagctgcaaaccgctccagtagGCACTGAAGGCATCCATGCTATggtttcagcaggacaacgtcTTCCACGAACAACAGAGACACTACTCTCCAGCCTCCACatataatgccctcctgacctcaTCAACACCTTTACACCCTGTCCGTGAATATTACAAACAGGAATGGGAAAAAGGCACAAACTTGGGGGAGTCCAACATTCACATAGAATGAGCTTTACTTAAAGCCGAGTACACAGACACaattctttctctgtgtgttgcAGCTCTGGCACCCCATAGTCTTGGAGGATCTCTTACAGTATATTTCAGGGAAGTCTACACAAGACATGTAGTcagggttggcaaactcccatgccccctcaacaatctgcaAGAGTGTGAAAAGCTGTCCCAAAGCCAGGACAAAGTCCTCAGTCCAAGGTTCATCTATCAGAACCTTTTCAGCACCTTGGCATAAACTTTCCCAATATACTCTATTTGCTTGGGTCTACAAGGTCTGACCACCAGTCTTTCCTACCATTTGATTCAATTTACAATCAGATGGGGATtggttgacagctcagcacttcTCTTCACCCTAGTCTCCATAACATAtagtcccaagtcagatgaaatgacaacaatgtcaatcattgacctctgactcAGGAAGCTCTGGTTCCAAGTTCAGTTATGAAtgtccttgtgttcaaacttggtgttcattatggacaatccatgactAGCAGTAATAATTCACAATTCGAGTTTAGATCGgtcaggccgttcttcccaatcacaccctCCAAGTTTCCCAGTAATTGCCAAAATAACCACTGAAGTCTCCCAGCAAGACAGTGGAGTCTGTAGGCAGGGCACcttccagaaccccacccactcactccaAGAAAGCCgtcattgtccataatggcatCAACAAGAAGGCTATCTATAACATTTTGAAACAACTACTAGTACACATTGTGAGTGGACTTTTTTCAGacatatatactttatataaaaaagtattaTATTTCTCTCAGAAATACAGGTTTTGTGTTCTTAACAAAATCAGGTTGATGAAGAATGGGAAAAGTAATTCATGCCATCTTGAATGTCAATTTCAGGTggcatttctgttattttgtccaATATTAGTAGACAGACAAGAATGCTTTAATACAAGGCTGTGTAAGGCAATATAAGAAGTTGTAACTTGTTAGCAACCAAACTTCTCTGTGGCTTATGTGTAGGTGTGGATGGAGGCAGGTGCTCAGGTCTTCTTCTCCTACAGTACTTGTGTTGGGATGCTGACTGTTTTGGGCAGCTACAACACATACAACAACAACTGCTACAGGTAATTCCTACTAGGGATGTTTGGCAATGTTTACAAATACTATAAATACTCTTAAATAGTACTCCTAACAACTACTAATCTTGTCCATGCCATACTGTAAGTTACCTTTGTTAAGTCACAGTGCATTTGTGTCTTTAGGGATTGCTTCATGCTGAGTCTGCTGAACAGCAGTACCAGTGTGATTGCAGGCTTTGCTGTGTTTTCAGTTTTGGGCTTCATGGCTCATGTGCATGGAAAACCTATAGAAGAGGTTGCGGAATCAGGTACTCTAGCATTTAGGGCATTTCCCAGTCATGGGTCTAGCGTAGTTgactacattttatatttgatagAGAAGCTTCATTCAGAACACAGTCCAGGACTAGGTTTCCTGTCCTGAAAACTGACCCATTGTATTTGGCACTATTTTTTACAAAGGTGAACAAAGAAGGAACTAATTAATActactaaaaataaatgatttctTCTTTCATCTTTTCCAGGACCTGGGCTAGCTTTCATAGCATATCCACAGGCAGTGGCTATGATACCTCTGCCTCAATTGTGGGCCATTTGCTTCTTTATTATGGTCATTCTCCTGTGCGTAGACACACAGGTACATAGAAAATCCTccacacatacaaataaaattataaCCATTACCTGGTTCAGATTCTACTGTGCTTCTGCTGTGTTTGTTGCCAGTTCACTGCTGTGGAAGGGATTGTTACCTCGGTGACTGATGTGTTTCCCCAAGTGCTGCGAGGGCCCAGACGCAGAGAgatctttctccttctcttttgcTTCTTCTGCTTCCTTTGCCAAATCATCATGGTCACAGAggtcagagaaaaagaaaacaaacaagcataaaaaagaaTAATGGGGAGAGTTGGAAAGTAGAGACAACAAATATTTAAACTGGTGAAATGAGTGTCAaattaaaaagattaaatagTCAATTAAATAGAGAACAGTGTGTGGATGAGAACAATTCACTTTGTTGCAATTGGATTATTTAGTCCAAGTTGGATTATTTAGTCCAATAGTCCACACCTCTAGTGTGTAGTGTCCCTGATTCTGAGAAATGCTTGGACCCCAAGAATTGCCCTTTTTATCTAATTTTTTCCCTCTATACTGTTATGCTCTGTCCCAAAAGAGTGGAGTGTACTGGTTTCAGCTGATTGACTACTATGCCTGTAGTGGAGCCTGCCTCTTGTTCCTTGCTATATTTCAGTCCCTCACCATTGGATGGATCTTTGGTGGGTTACACATCATCTCCAGGCACAGATATTccatgcacaaacacactatTCATAAAAAGACATCCAGAGCCAAATGCCTGATCCACATATACTTTGACACATTCTAAAACCAGAATATATGACAATAATAAGGTACAGGGTGATTTAAAAAGTTTCATAAGATTTCAAAATGACTTATTTCagttgtaaatcattacagaacaatgcagtgaaaaaataaaagtttattatgtaaaagTTAATTATGTCATTTTACAAGGTCTCGTTATGAACCTCCTTCAGCTGTATAAACAACATCAACGCCATAATCAAATTCATCCTATACTCAATTGAGCATGTCGGCTGTCACTGCACTCATGGCTTTTTCAGCATGATTTCAGAGATCATCCGGTGTTGTTCGGAGTGGTGGTACATAAACAGAATCCATAACACACCCCCACAAAAAGAGCACACAGTGTGAGATTGAGTGGTGCTGGTGTCCTTTTTCTTGGAACTgttgctctgagctgttggaggttcactgccagactgacagtcagaaactctatgaccccctctttcaattggattgtgattggttcctaggcgcctcacggttgtaaaaaatatggtgctttgaaatgggatgaatctttttgaatcactctGTATAATAATGTAGTGCATAAAGTCTGTACACATTATCCTTTGTAAGTAtctataatactgtatatttagTACTGTGCTATAATCTCTACGGTCACATTGTCTTGTCCTACACAGGAGCAGAACAATTGTGTAAAGTCATTGAGGATATGACTGGGTCATACCCTAACTTCATCttcaaactgtgctggaaaTTCTTCACCCCTTTTGCCTCCCTCGTGAgcctttacttttttttctaattttaagCAACTTCATATAAGAATAATAGCCTGTACAAACTTGCCAACTTTATTTAGTATCATAGAGCATGCTCAGTCTAACTCCCTCTTTCTGCTCTCCTTTCATTACTCCGAACTCTCTCCCCCTTTTGAGGTGATGTTCGTCTACTATCTGGTGGAGTTACAGCCTCTGACATACAACCGCTGGTATGTATATCCAAGCTGGTCATATGTGCTTGGCCGgctgctgtctctctcctctatcttgATGGTGCCTGGGTGGGCACTAATCCGCTTGGTGACGACGAAAGGCAGCCTCAAACAGGTGAGGATGGAGAAGCACGAGGACAGATAATGAtagtttttaatattaaaaaaaaaaaaacttaagcttgttgttgttgctgataCCAGCAAgtacctccaaaatggcaactttacagaagaaagcaaaatcttctttgttttaaatgcaagttaatgtgATTTTAGAGCGTTTCTaatggtccgttcatcatgatttttttttttttgcaaaaggcAACTGCTGTGCTGGAATGATGTAAATGATACATTTATAGTGGTCTTTTCTAATGAGATGTCACCCATTTGGATAGCCCCTAATAGATTTCTACagatgtttattatttattaattatcaGTTGAAAGTCTAAAGTTTTTCTCCACAGTGCTAGTTACAGGTTTAATTGTAGGACCAGGGTAagatttaggtttaggttttagtTAGGTTAAGGTTTAATGTTGGAAAAAGCTGAATAGCTGGGGTGGATTTAATAGATCATTAGTAGAATATAAGTCATCATAAAATTCAAGATGAGCATCAATGAAGCCATCGAAGTGGGTTATCCAATCAAACACTTACCAAAATACTGcaaactgaaaacactgaaatacatTTAAGCTGATGATTTTAAAGGAGCAAAGAATCAAGCAGCTGATGAGGTCTTTATTTAAGTCTAAACATTTACAGGAAAGAGAATAACATAAACAAAACGTATGTTTTTTACAGCGCTGGATTCAACTATGCAGCCCAGACCAAAACCTCCCCCTGAACCAAAAACAGAGGAGCAAGACACAGGGAGTGACCTCGGCTACTGAGATGGAGAACTTTATGTAGTTTGTTTATCAACAGAATAAATTCTCAAACCATCAGATCTTTCTATCTTTATTATAACTCTGCAACTTTTACAGATTGTCAAATTTTACAGTACCATTATGACTGCACATTAAGGTCATGCACCTCAAAAtagtcaccaaaaaaaaaaaatattcataagATATAGgggagaaagaagcagaggaAAAGAAGACAGCACGTTGAAGAGATGGACAATGAAGGAAAAGTAGAAGAAACTGAATGTAAGTCTGGCTGGTTCTTAGTTGTTCCTTCTGGCTGTAGTGGTGTATACAGTGGACCTGGAAAATATGTGGAGATTTTCATAACTTTAACAGACTAGACAAACCTGGTGCCTTAAAGTGGTGCAAACTGGGGTGCCCTGTTCCTTCGGGAGATAGCTTTGGAAAAACATGCACAAGATGGGGGCACCATGGTTGTCAA is a window of Pygocentrus nattereri isolate fPygNat1 chromosome 7, fPygNat1.pri, whole genome shotgun sequence DNA encoding:
- the LOC108434146 gene encoding sodium- and chloride-dependent GABA transporter 2-like, with the protein product MARKIEERGHWKNKREFLLAVAGNVVGMGNVWRFPYLCYRNGGGVFLVPYLMFVITCGIPLFLLETAMGQYTQEGGITCWSRVCPLVEGLGYAGQLIQLYGMCYMMILAWALFYLTFSFSSELPWASCNNPWNTDDCRVVGNNHTFNWTQQTNSTSAATEFWERRVLSVSSGIEEIGKVHWEILLCLGAVWIISYFCIWKGVKSTGKVVYFTATFPYVMLMVLLVRGLTLPGALQGVVFYLYPDPERLLDPQVWMEAGAQVFFSYSTCVGMLTVLGSYNTYNNNCYRDCFMLSLLNSSTSVIAGFAVFSVLGFMAHVHGKPIEEVAESGPGLAFIAYPQAVAMIPLPQLWAICFFIMVILLCVDTQFTAVEGIVTSVTDVFPQVLRGPRRREIFLLLFCFFCFLCQIIMVTESGVYWFQLIDYYACSGACLLFLAIFQSLTIGWIFGAEQLCKVIEDMTGSYPNFIFKLCWKFFTPFASLVMFVYYLVELQPLTYNRWYVYPSWSYVLGRLLSLSSILMVPGWALIRLVTTKGSLKQRWIQLCSPDQNLPLNQKQRSKTQGVTSATEMENFM